A single genomic interval of Pirellulales bacterium harbors:
- a CDS encoding Mrp/NBP35 family ATP-binding protein — MDEHQLSEAAVRAALNDFPDPETGRGIVEMDQVRDVRLAGDCLSLTLALTTHSAPLWKTTQADLVELLRSRFPQLNTVEVNLAVHDRPPQKLGQIGLTAKSVIAVGSGKGGVGKSTIASCLALGLKRAGATVGLMDADVYGPSIPHLLGVNRKPEVSEQRILPIEVDGLRVMSMGFLMPPGEAVIWRGPMLHGAITQFLRDTLWGDLDYLVIDMPPGTGDIALTLSQLLPLTGAVVVCTPQDVALLDAVKAIAMFRKVNIPVLGMVENMSYFVCPNCNKRYDIFGSGGAKRRAAELDMPFLGEVPINISIRVFGDEGQTTRNFDDPVSAPFLEAICFRLVKNLADQHRRHPPMPTLPVL, encoded by the coding sequence ATGGACGAACACCAATTAAGCGAAGCCGCGGTCCGAGCCGCGCTCAATGACTTTCCTGATCCCGAGACGGGCCGCGGCATCGTCGAGATGGATCAAGTGCGCGATGTGCGATTGGCCGGCGATTGCTTGTCGCTCACACTCGCGCTCACGACCCACTCCGCTCCGCTGTGGAAGACGACTCAAGCGGACTTGGTCGAGCTGCTGCGGAGCCGCTTCCCGCAATTGAATACGGTCGAAGTCAACTTGGCGGTTCACGACCGCCCGCCGCAGAAGCTCGGCCAGATCGGGCTCACTGCCAAGAGTGTGATCGCCGTTGGGTCTGGCAAGGGAGGCGTGGGCAAGAGCACGATCGCTTCCTGCTTGGCGCTCGGCCTGAAGCGCGCCGGCGCGACAGTCGGCCTGATGGATGCCGATGTCTACGGCCCCAGCATCCCACATCTTTTGGGCGTCAATCGCAAGCCAGAGGTGAGCGAACAGCGGATCCTGCCGATCGAGGTGGATGGGCTGCGCGTGATGTCGATGGGCTTTCTGATGCCGCCCGGCGAGGCCGTGATCTGGCGCGGGCCGATGTTGCACGGCGCGATCACGCAGTTTCTCCGCGACACGCTCTGGGGCGACCTCGATTACCTCGTGATCGACATGCCGCCGGGCACGGGCGACATTGCGCTCACGCTTTCGCAACTGCTGCCGCTCACCGGCGCGGTGGTCGTTTGCACGCCGCAGGACGTCGCGCTTTTGGATGCCGTGAAGGCGATCGCCATGTTCCGCAAGGTGAATATCCCAGTCCTCGGGATGGTCGAGAACATGAGCTATTTCGTTTGCCCGAACTGCAACAAGCGTTACGACATCTTCGGCAGCGGCGGGGCGAAGCGCCGAGCGGCCGAGCTGGACATGCCCTTCTTAGGCGAGGTTCCGATCAACATTTCGATCCGCGTGTTCGGCGACGAAGGGCAGACGACCCGAAATTTCGACGACCCGGTGTCGGCGCCGTTCCTAGAGGCGATCTGCTTCCGCCTGGTCAAGAACCTGGCCGATCAGCACCGCCGTCACCCGCCAATGCCGACGCTGCCGGTGCTGTGA
- the lpxB gene encoding lipid-A-disaccharide synthase, producing MKIFFSAGEPSGDLHGANLIRQLRARRPDIECVGYGGPLMAAAGCELHADLTALAVMWLLRVLLNIHKFLALASRADRYFRHHHPDAVVLIDYPGFNWWIARRAKAHGIPVFYYAPPQIWAWAQWRVKKMRRLVDHVLCSLPFEEAWFKERGCNAIFVGHPYFDEVRQQQLDQDFLARMRRDDRPLVTILPGSRTQEVTQNLDWFLRAAAVVKARVPNVRFAVAAYKPHQAQFARERIKETGLAIEVFVRKTPELIHLAECCMAVSGSVSLELLYQKKPTVILYWINRFANFIQARFRRVKYITLVNLLSANDIFVERGAARQETRKPAGSDRERESFLEQRDRVLFPEYLTSSDKTLEIAAHVIRWLVVEETREGLVAELAKLKARIGHGGASRIAADYILGELAKRAAPIPRPHFIPGMAVASSGGAVEPTEAATQRP from the coding sequence ATGAAGATATTCTTTTCCGCGGGGGAGCCGAGCGGCGATCTGCATGGCGCGAACTTGATTCGTCAGCTTCGTGCTCGCCGGCCGGACATCGAGTGCGTCGGCTATGGCGGGCCGCTCATGGCGGCGGCCGGCTGCGAGTTGCACGCCGATCTAACCGCGCTGGCCGTGATGTGGTTGCTTCGCGTGCTGTTGAACATCCACAAGTTTCTTGCGCTGGCCAGCCGAGCCGATCGCTATTTCCGCCACCATCACCCCGACGCCGTCGTGCTGATCGACTATCCGGGCTTCAATTGGTGGATCGCGCGGCGGGCGAAGGCCCACGGCATCCCGGTCTTCTACTACGCCCCGCCGCAAATTTGGGCTTGGGCGCAGTGGCGCGTGAAGAAGATGCGGCGGCTGGTGGACCACGTGCTGTGCAGCCTGCCGTTTGAGGAAGCCTGGTTCAAAGAGCGCGGCTGCAACGCAATCTTCGTCGGACATCCGTATTTCGACGAAGTGCGACAGCAGCAGCTCGACCAGGACTTTCTAGCCCGAATGCGGCGCGACGATCGGCCGCTGGTGACGATCCTGCCCGGCTCGCGCACTCAGGAGGTCACGCAGAATCTCGATTGGTTTCTGCGGGCGGCGGCGGTCGTGAAGGCGCGGGTGCCGAACGTGCGTTTCGCCGTCGCCGCATATAAGCCGCATCAAGCCCAATTCGCCCGCGAACGAATCAAGGAGACCGGGCTGGCGATCGAGGTGTTCGTGCGCAAGACCCCGGAACTGATCCATCTGGCCGAATGCTGCATGGCCGTGAGCGGCTCGGTGTCGCTGGAACTCTTGTATCAGAAGAAACCGACGGTGATTTTGTATTGGATCAATCGGTTCGCCAATTTCATACAGGCCCGGTTTCGGCGGGTGAAATACATCACGCTCGTGAATCTACTCTCGGCGAACGATATCTTCGTCGAGCGCGGCGCGGCCCGGCAGGAGACCCGCAAGCCGGCCGGATCGGACCGCGAACGCGAGTCGTTCCTGGAGCAGCGCGACCGCGTGCTGTTTCCCGAATATCTAACGTCGAGCGACAAGACGCTGGAGATCGCGGCCCACGTGATTCGCTGGCTGGTGGTGGAGGAGACGCGCGAGGGCCTGGTCGCCGAGTTGGCGAAGCTGAAGGCCCGCATCGGCCACGGCGGCGCATCGCGGATCGCCGCCGACTATATTTTGGGCGAGTTGGCCAAGCGCGCGGCGCCGATCCCGCGGCCGCACTTCATCCCCGGCATGGCGGTTGCGTCGAGCGGCGGCGCGGTTGAGCCAACGGAAGCTGCGACGCAACGCCCGTAG
- a CDS encoding site-2 protease family protein has protein sequence MIWVPVVFVSILVHEMGHALMIRQFGWWPSILLYTFGGLAIYQATHRDPRKQMLISFAGPLAGFCLAAAVVIALRAAGHPLTFRSGGPFGFQIEREGFKNVNLDLLVDFLLFVNIAWGLINLLPVYPLDGGQFLYALLDSVRVPDALVKSLWVSIVTATAVAIYAVARMHDFYLAAMFGYLAFTSFQTLQAHSSRGGGYGRW, from the coding sequence GTGATTTGGGTTCCGGTGGTATTCGTCTCGATTCTCGTCCACGAGATGGGACACGCCTTGATGATCCGCCAATTCGGCTGGTGGCCATCAATCCTGCTTTACACATTCGGCGGACTTGCGATTTATCAGGCGACTCATCGCGATCCGCGGAAGCAGATGCTGATATCATTCGCCGGACCGCTGGCTGGATTCTGTTTGGCGGCGGCCGTGGTCATTGCGCTGCGGGCCGCCGGACATCCATTGACGTTTCGCTCGGGAGGCCCGTTTGGGTTTCAAATCGAGCGGGAAGGATTTAAGAACGTCAATTTGGACTTGCTGGTCGATTTCCTGCTGTTTGTGAACATCGCTTGGGGTCTGATCAACCTGCTGCCGGTTTATCCTTTGGACGGCGGCCAATTCCTGTATGCCCTGCTGGACTCCGTGCGCGTGCCAGATGCGTTGGTCAAATCTCTCTGGGTCTCGATCGTCACGGCGACGGCGGTGGCGATTTACGCGGTAGCCCGAATGCACGACTTCTATCTGGCGGCCATGTTTGGCTACCTGGCGTTCACAAGTTTTCAAACGCTTCAGGCCCACTCGAGTCGCGGCGGCGGATATGGCAGATGGTGA
- a CDS encoding glycosyltransferase family 2 protein — MVRYSVIIPQRDCGEQLRSQVPRLRAELDRLSLPYEILCVDDGSAPATLDVLNELLSCEPALRLLRLAEPAGTSTALSAGIASARGEILIAIEAGDHYSVDQVPHLVARLSRLDLVFGRMRLGAWRKFWHRVGRIPRWMLLGLEVRHPDCLFWAARREAVEGIHLARGMRRYLPWLVARRGFRVGDMYVDENPSRTCLHDPRANPFDLLTAWWTCRRWRNDTAQEIRPATIVHHELEMAAVNKKF; from the coding sequence ATGGTCCGTTACTCCGTTATTATTCCCCAACGCGATTGCGGCGAGCAGCTTCGCAGTCAAGTGCCGCGGCTTCGAGCGGAACTAGATCGCTTGTCACTTCCCTACGAGATTCTGTGCGTCGACGACGGTTCGGCGCCCGCGACTCTCGACGTGCTTAACGAATTGCTGAGCTGCGAACCGGCGTTGAGGCTCCTGCGGCTTGCGGAGCCGGCCGGCACGAGCACGGCGCTCTCCGCCGGCATTGCCTCCGCACGCGGCGAGATCTTGATCGCCATCGAGGCGGGAGACCACTACTCGGTCGATCAAGTTCCGCACCTGGTCGCGCGGCTGTCGCGGCTCGATTTGGTGTTCGGCCGAATGCGGCTCGGGGCCTGGCGGAAATTCTGGCACCGCGTCGGGCGGATTCCACGCTGGATGCTCTTGGGTCTCGAAGTCCGCCATCCGGATTGCCTGTTTTGGGCAGCGCGGCGCGAGGCCGTCGAAGGGATTCATCTGGCTCGCGGGATGCGGCGCTATCTACCTTGGCTGGTGGCGCGGCGCGGCTTTCGCGTCGGCGACATGTATGTGGATGAAAACCCGAGTCGAACCTGCTTGCACGATCCGCGCGCGAATCCGTTCGATCTGCTCACCGCCTGGTGGACCTGCCGCCGCTGGCGCAACGACACGGCGCAAGAAATCCGACCGGCGACGATTGTCCATCACGAACTCGAGATGGCGGCGGTGAACAAGAAGTTTTGA